Proteins encoded in a region of the Nitrospirota bacterium genome:
- a CDS encoding peptide ABC transporter substrate-binding protein has translation MADLVGKSCLFRSSIGTEPPTLDPSLATDGTSILIIENLMEGLTQFNRDLIPRPAIARRWEISPDGKRVRFYLRTDVLWSDGKPLTADDFEYAWKRLLNPSTASEYAYFLYDVENAEAYNQGKLKNARLVGVRAIEPFILEVRLKKPVPYFTSISTFSVTYPLRKDLIEKYGNHWTDPGKMVVNGPYRLKEWRHEYKLKLEANSSYYGEGPFCEKIEVFIINNTTTALTLYETGSLDMVPLPPEAIDYYKKNPEYVTQPLLRGYYYGFNASIPPFNDVRVRKAFFMAIDREELPRILKGGERPAYSWIPPGMFGYEEAAGLRFKPETAEKLLAEAGYPGGKNFPKVTLAFNTDMVNALIAENIQAQLKRNLRVAIHLENMEWKVYLTKIQADTPQVFRLGWGADYPDPDNFMNLFVTGGGNNHTHWGSPVYDQLILKASSERDPEIRRALYHEAQKILTEEEVPIIPLFVSVQNFLVKPYIKGLETNPMELLAFKKIKVSR, from the coding sequence TTGGCCGATCTGGTTGGGAAGAGCTGTCTCTTTCGGAGCAGCATTGGAACGGAGCCTCCAACCCTTGATCCGTCTCTCGCGACGGATGGCACATCCATTTTAATCATCGAAAATCTTATGGAAGGGTTGACGCAGTTTAACCGGGACCTCATTCCCCGGCCTGCTATTGCCCGTCGATGGGAGATCTCGCCGGATGGAAAACGAGTCCGGTTTTATTTAAGAACGGATGTTTTATGGTCTGATGGAAAGCCTCTAACGGCTGATGATTTTGAATATGCGTGGAAAAGGCTTTTAAACCCCTCGACCGCTTCCGAATATGCCTATTTCCTTTACGATGTTGAAAACGCCGAAGCGTACAATCAGGGAAAACTTAAAAATGCCCGGCTTGTAGGCGTTCGGGCAATTGAGCCCTTTATTCTGGAAGTCCGCTTAAAAAAGCCAGTGCCCTATTTTACAAGTATTTCCACTTTTTCTGTGACCTACCCCTTGAGGAAAGATTTAATTGAAAAATACGGAAACCATTGGACAGATCCTGGAAAGATGGTCGTGAACGGGCCTTATCGTCTAAAAGAGTGGCGGCACGAATACAAATTAAAACTCGAGGCGAATTCATCCTATTATGGGGAGGGACCCTTCTGCGAAAAGATAGAGGTCTTTATCATTAACAATACAACGACCGCGCTTACTTTATATGAAACGGGGAGTTTGGACATGGTTCCCCTGCCTCCGGAAGCCATTGATTATTATAAAAAAAATCCCGAATATGTTACCCAGCCTTTATTAAGAGGGTATTACTACGGTTTTAACGCCTCGATTCCGCCGTTTAACGATGTTCGGGTGAGAAAGGCTTTTTTCATGGCCATTGATCGGGAGGAACTGCCCCGCATTTTAAAGGGGGGTGAGCGCCCGGCTTACTCCTGGATCCCTCCAGGAATGTTTGGATATGAAGAGGCCGCGGGGCTCCGGTTTAAACCAGAAACCGCGGAAAAATTGCTGGCGGAGGCAGGATATCCGGGAGGAAAAAACTTTCCGAAAGTGACCCTTGCTTTTAATACCGACATGGTCAACGCGCTAATTGCGGAAAACATTCAGGCCCAGTTAAAGAGGAATCTCCGGGTGGCGATTCATCTGGAGAATATGGAGTGGAAAGTTTACCTCACAAAAATTCAGGCGGACACGCCTCAGGTGTTCAGGCTCGGCTGGGGAGCGGATTATCCCGATCCTGATAACTTTATGAATTTGTTTGTGACGGGAGGGGGGAATAATCATACGCATTGGGGAAGCCCGGTCTATGATCAGCTGATTCTAAAAGCCTCTTCAGAACGGGATCCCGAAATCAGACGCGCGCTCTATCATGAGGCCCAGAAGATTCTCACCGAAGAAGAGGTTCCGATCATACCGCTTTTTGTGAGTGTTCAAAATTTTTTAGTGAAGCCTTATATCAAGGGTCTCGAAACCAATCCAATGGAATTGTTGGCGTTTAAAAAAATTAAGGTCAGCAGGTAA
- a CDS encoding ABC transporter permease, giving the protein MIQFILKRLLSSLVVLFIVSTLTFFILYIVPGGPFDQEKKLPPEIQANVEAKYRLNLPVWQQYYFYLKGLAHGDLGPSYKYPGRSINEIIAEAFPVSVKLGLVSFGVAVGFGLFFGMLAAVYKDRWIDRLCMLSASGGLSIPTFVLGSFLIFGFSIQLRWFPPALWEGWSYMFLPSLTLGLGAASYIARLVRSSILDVSSKEFVRTARAKGLSEEVIMVKHILRNAISPVVTVSGPLLAGLVTGSFIVEYLFSIPGMGRYFITAATNRDYPLIMGVTLVYAVILVAANIGVDVMYSIIDPRIRSK; this is encoded by the coding sequence ATGATTCAGTTTATTCTTAAACGCCTTTTATCCTCCCTGGTTGTTTTATTCATTGTTTCGACTTTGACTTTTTTTATCCTTTATATTGTTCCCGGCGGTCCGTTTGATCAGGAAAAAAAACTGCCTCCTGAAATTCAGGCGAATGTCGAGGCCAAATACCGGCTAAATTTACCGGTGTGGCAACAGTATTATTTTTATTTAAAAGGTTTGGCCCATGGAGACCTGGGCCCGTCTTATAAATATCCGGGAAGATCGATCAACGAAATTATTGCGGAGGCCTTCCCCGTGTCTGTGAAACTGGGTTTGGTTTCGTTCGGTGTCGCAGTGGGATTTGGGCTTTTTTTTGGAATGCTTGCCGCTGTTTATAAAGACCGGTGGATCGACAGATTATGTATGTTGAGTGCGTCGGGAGGGCTGTCAATTCCGACTTTTGTCTTGGGGTCCTTTCTAATCTTCGGTTTTTCAATTCAATTGCGTTGGTTTCCGCCCGCCTTGTGGGAAGGGTGGTCGTATATGTTTCTACCGTCTCTCACGCTGGGCCTTGGCGCCGCCTCTTATATTGCCCGCCTGGTACGGTCAAGCATCCTCGATGTTTCGTCGAAGGAATTTGTAAGAACCGCCAGAGCAAAAGGGCTTTCTGAAGAAGTCATTATGGTGAAACATATCCTTCGAAATGCCATCTCTCCCGTCGTGACGGTCTCCGGCCCTTTACTTGCCGGTTTGGTGACGGGCTCCTTTATTGTCGAGTACCTTTTTTCCATTCCGGGCATGGGAAGGTATTTTATTACGGCGGCGACCAATCGTGATTATCCCTTAATTATGGGGGTTACCCTGGTTTATGCCGTCATCCTCGTTGCCGCGAATATCGGGGTCGATGTGATGTATTCCATCATCGACCCGCGGATTAGAAGTAAATGA
- a CDS encoding cytochrome c produces the protein MNLAKTILGGILVVGLMAPLAMGAEKDITKPRVPAGDIEKAKAMKSPVDLTSAAVIAKGKEIFNTKGICFTCHGPEGKGDGIAAAGMEPSPRNFTNPQFHKLRSPGEMMWVLKNGSPNTPMIAVIPAQINEEEGWEAIAYERSLGGK, from the coding sequence ATGAACTTAGCAAAAACCATTTTAGGTGGAATCCTGGTTGTCGGATTAATGGCTCCGTTGGCAATGGGCGCGGAAAAAGATATCACGAAGCCCCGTGTTCCAGCCGGAGATATTGAAAAAGCCAAAGCAATGAAATCTCCGGTTGATTTAACGTCGGCGGCCGTCATCGCAAAAGGAAAAGAGATTTTTAACACGAAAGGCATATGCTTTACCTGCCATGGTCCTGAAGGAAAAGGCGATGGCATCGCCGCAGCCGGAATGGAACCTTCACCCCGGAATTTCACCAACCCTCAGTTTCATAAACTCAGATCTCCCGGTGAAATGATGTGGGTATTGAAAAACGGAAGCCCCAATACACCGATGATCGCTGTTATCCCTGCCCAGATTAATGAAGAAGAGGGCTGGGAAGCGATTGCTTACGAAAGAAGCCTTGGCGGTAAATAG
- a CDS encoding ABC transporter permease: MKNKNLGVSLLFLGALLMLTIIGPWVSPFTYDQQDPRALLQSPSAAHWMGTDKLGRDLFTRLMVGGRLSLAIGVTSALVAVIIGTLYGGISGYHGKTLDHLMMRFVDVVFALPDLLLIILMMVILGRGFLAIFLSLTFVSWVTVARLIRGEVMRLKEQDFVDAAIALGAKQNRVLLFHIFPGTLGPLIVTLSYRIPAAILAESTLSFIGLGLAPPSASWGILANEGWSSMKFYPHLILYPSIAIFLTILSLNTLGDYLRDYLDPNRP; this comes from the coding sequence ATGAAAAATAAAAATTTAGGGGTGTCTCTTTTATTTCTGGGAGCTTTGCTCATGTTAACGATCATCGGTCCGTGGGTCTCACCGTTTACCTACGATCAGCAGGACCCCCGCGCGCTTCTCCAAAGCCCTTCGGCGGCTCACTGGATGGGAACCGATAAATTAGGACGGGATCTGTTCACGCGGTTGATGGTTGGCGGACGCCTTTCTTTAGCGATCGGGGTAACTTCCGCTCTGGTTGCCGTAATCATAGGAACCCTTTATGGCGGGATATCAGGTTATCACGGGAAGACCCTGGATCACCTCATGATGCGCTTTGTCGACGTTGTCTTCGCGCTTCCGGATCTTCTGCTCATCATTCTGATGATGGTTATTTTAGGCAGGGGTTTCCTTGCGATTTTCCTTTCTCTCACTTTTGTCAGCTGGGTGACGGTCGCCAGGCTGATTCGAGGCGAGGTGATGAGGCTAAAAGAACAGGATTTTGTAGACGCGGCCATTGCGCTGGGGGCCAAACAAAATCGTGTTCTCCTTTTTCATATTTTTCCCGGCACACTGGGCCCATTGATTGTGACGTTAAGCTATCGGATACCCGCGGCTATCCTGGCGGAATCCACGCTGAGTTTTATCGGTTTGGGACTGGCGCCTCCGTCTGCCAGCTGGGGAATTCTGGCAAATGAGGGGTGGAGCAGCATGAAATTCTACCCTCATTTGATTCTCTACCCCTCAATCGCCATTTTTCTCACCATTCTCTCCTTAAATACCCTTGGGGATTATTTAAGGGACTATCTTGACCCCAATCGCCCGTAA
- a CDS encoding glycosyltransferase, whose translation MLISLLYFNITGLLASTLLLVFLGHRLKKEHWLLSLILLSAVTGLSHWALIHYLFPERNLSWEWLPAAITGILVIVITEKRWNAFGQLSMTFTLLSGITFLAYAAESTYFTHLGIWSLIFSTVLLALEILAILLMFTHSFEILDVLCRIRWPRTVVPVPATDYFPKVSLHLPAYNEPPEMVIESLNALANLDYPNYEVLVIDNNTRDPAIWKPVEAHCRKLGFKFFHLDNWPGYKSGALNYALTQMAPDTELVGIVDSDYVVKSHYLKDLAGFFKNPKMAFVQTPQDYRGFDVKDLYAKACYDAYQYFFKISMAARNERNSIIFAGTMGLIRASVLKEMGGWDEWCITEDAEISLRILNEGYESIYIDQSYGHGIMPLNIEGLKKQRFRWAFGGMQILRRHWKLLLPRFKDLKTGRQTGLTPGQKYDYLVGGLQWLNDPITLCFSMILLISAGTLIFFQTIFLQPVVGATLYTPFVFILFGVIRFLWALRVRLDITFRQSAAAMMILLGMTWVVSMACLMGLTRKEGTFLRTPKKRGNALLLRSLQISSQEFFLASLCVIASVGLMEKLLFGPSGLLIMGLLLWQAFIYGSAVFTSVWSYQSESGYHLPYAALTSKSTGLRFGNMVTDRSGQFMIAVLSIGFILLLATAVNNVPEKELIYRAKQAFLKEPGYGLIYTPAIIQIKTQILMEEEAALNSNVPYALSLWSHEGIIRDENFTPNDQSDDRVWNGFDAIQKRYIEEYRQRKYLNLVHHNIFIRIEENIATIVNDLSAVIQTKEGLQEVELSRGDQWILKKKGEEWKIVSLTVNRTPK comes from the coding sequence ATGTTGATTTCTTTACTTTATTTTAATATCACCGGGTTGCTGGCCAGCACCCTTCTTCTGGTTTTTCTGGGCCATCGTCTCAAAAAAGAACACTGGCTTCTTTCCCTGATCCTCTTGTCTGCCGTCACCGGGTTAAGCCACTGGGCCCTCATCCATTATCTTTTTCCGGAGAGGAACCTGTCATGGGAATGGCTCCCTGCCGCTATCACGGGAATTCTGGTCATTGTCATAACCGAAAAAAGATGGAATGCTTTCGGACAGCTCTCGATGACCTTTACTTTATTGAGCGGAATAACTTTTCTGGCCTACGCCGCGGAATCGACCTATTTTACCCACCTCGGAATATGGAGCTTGATATTTTCAACGGTATTGCTGGCTCTGGAAATACTGGCTATCCTTCTCATGTTCACCCATTCCTTTGAAATTCTGGACGTCCTCTGCCGGATCAGGTGGCCCCGGACTGTCGTGCCTGTTCCGGCAACCGATTATTTTCCTAAAGTTTCTCTCCATCTCCCCGCTTATAATGAACCCCCCGAGATGGTCATTGAAAGCCTCAATGCGCTGGCAAATCTCGATTACCCCAATTATGAAGTCCTCGTCATTGATAACAACACCCGTGACCCTGCGATATGGAAACCGGTCGAAGCCCATTGCCGGAAACTCGGGTTTAAGTTTTTTCATCTGGATAACTGGCCCGGGTATAAGTCGGGCGCATTGAATTACGCGCTGACACAAATGGCGCCGGACACCGAACTGGTCGGCATCGTGGATTCGGATTATGTGGTTAAATCCCATTATTTAAAAGACCTTGCCGGATTTTTTAAAAACCCGAAAATGGCCTTTGTTCAAACGCCCCAGGATTACCGGGGGTTTGATGTAAAAGATTTATACGCAAAGGCCTGTTATGACGCTTACCAATACTTTTTTAAAATATCGATGGCGGCCCGGAACGAAAGGAACTCCATTATTTTCGCCGGAACCATGGGGTTGATCCGGGCCTCCGTTTTAAAAGAGATGGGGGGATGGGATGAATGGTGCATTACCGAAGATGCCGAAATTTCGCTCCGCATTTTAAATGAAGGGTATGAGTCTATCTATATCGATCAGTCTTATGGACATGGGATCATGCCCCTGAATATTGAAGGGTTGAAAAAACAGAGATTCAGATGGGCGTTTGGAGGGATGCAGATTCTGAGGAGACACTGGAAATTATTGCTCCCGCGGTTTAAAGATTTAAAAACCGGTCGACAAACCGGACTCACGCCGGGCCAGAAATACGATTATCTGGTGGGAGGCCTGCAATGGCTCAATGATCCCATCACGCTTTGTTTTTCAATGATCTTATTGATCAGCGCGGGGACTTTGATTTTTTTTCAAACCATTTTTTTACAGCCGGTGGTGGGAGCGACCCTTTATACCCCTTTTGTTTTTATTTTATTTGGAGTGATCCGGTTTCTCTGGGCCTTAAGGGTCCGGCTCGACATTACTTTCCGGCAATCAGCCGCCGCGATGATGATTTTACTCGGAATGACCTGGGTGGTTTCAATGGCCTGCCTGATGGGGTTAACCCGGAAAGAGGGAACTTTTTTGCGCACTCCCAAAAAACGGGGGAATGCCCTTCTTTTAAGAAGCCTTCAAATCAGCTCGCAGGAGTTTTTTCTCGCCTCACTCTGCGTTATCGCAAGTGTGGGATTAATGGAAAAACTCCTTTTTGGACCAAGCGGCCTGCTGATTATGGGCCTCCTCCTCTGGCAGGCTTTCATTTATGGCTCTGCTGTTTTCACCAGCGTCTGGAGTTATCAAAGCGAATCGGGGTACCACCTCCCCTATGCCGCTTTGACCTCAAAATCAACCGGATTGCGATTCGGGAATATGGTCACTGACCGGTCAGGCCAGTTCATGATTGCCGTTTTATCGATCGGGTTTATTCTGCTACTTGCCACCGCCGTCAATAACGTCCCCGAAAAAGAATTGATTTATCGCGCAAAACAGGCCTTCCTCAAAGAACCCGGGTATGGTTTAATTTATACTCCGGCAATCATCCAGATAAAGACGCAAATTTTGATGGAAGAAGAGGCGGCGCTCAACAGCAATGTGCCCTACGCTTTGTCCCTCTGGTCTCATGAAGGCATCATACGTGATGAAAACTTCACCCCCAACGATCAAAGTGATGACAGGGTTTGGAATGGTTTTGACGCCATTCAAAAACGGTATATTGAAGAATACCGCCAGCGCAAATACTTAAACCTTGTTCACCATAATATTTTCATCCGAATCGAGGAAAATATTGCGACGATCGTCAATGATCTTTCTGCCGTTATCCAGACAAAAGAGGGGCTTCAAGAGGTCGAACTGTCCAGGGGAGATCAGTGGATTTTAAAGAAGAAAGGTGAAGAATGGAAGATTGTAAGTCTGACGGTCAACCGCACCCCAAAATAA
- a CDS encoding metal ABC transporter permease, with translation MEILLAPLHYEFFRTGLIAAPLIGALCGLLGVYIVLRGMSYIGHGLSHAAFGGAVIGYVLNLNFYVGAGLWGFLAAILINQVVRRNKIGADAAIGVITTASFAIGVALISRVRHFTKNFEAALFGNILGVTWGDVWIILSVFILASGVIFILYKQLLFTTFDEETARVYGVSTAWVDTFFSLILAASIIASMQTLGVTLIAAAIVIPAITARQLTDSFHKMLLLSMIIGALTSVFGMYASYYLDVASGASIVLFAAATFSAVLVFKSLKNTGKAPQMLVQERISEDFPHEHPHRHEGVLHLHEHQGTEDTRHDHHSAEHGDVKGEEHPHPHPHSHGQGRHQHDHTHPHQEHK, from the coding sequence ATGGAAATTTTATTAGCTCCTTTGCATTATGAATTTTTCCGGACCGGCCTGATCGCGGCTCCTTTAATCGGAGCCTTGTGCGGGTTACTGGGGGTCTATATTGTATTACGCGGAATGAGTTATATCGGTCATGGTCTGTCCCATGCCGCTTTTGGGGGTGCTGTTATTGGTTATGTTTTGAATTTAAATTTTTATGTCGGCGCCGGCCTTTGGGGTTTTCTTGCCGCTATTTTAATTAATCAGGTCGTTCGAAGAAATAAAATAGGGGCGGATGCCGCGATCGGGGTCATTACGACGGCCAGTTTTGCAATTGGCGTTGCTTTAATCAGCCGGGTCCGCCATTTCACAAAGAACTTTGAGGCCGCCCTTTTTGGAAACATTCTCGGCGTGACCTGGGGGGACGTCTGGATTATTCTTTCAGTATTTATTCTTGCTTCAGGTGTTATTTTTATACTCTATAAACAGTTGTTATTTACCACCTTTGATGAAGAAACTGCGCGTGTTTATGGTGTTTCGACCGCCTGGGTGGACACTTTTTTTTCACTAATTCTCGCCGCGTCCATTATTGCTTCCATGCAAACCCTGGGGGTAACGCTCATTGCCGCGGCAATTGTTATTCCCGCGATTACGGCCCGGCAATTAACGGATAGTTTTCATAAAATGCTCCTTTTGTCAATGATCATCGGCGCGCTGACTTCTGTTTTTGGAATGTACGCCAGCTATTATCTTGATGTGGCGTCCGGAGCTTCGATCGTTCTTTTCGCGGCGGCCACCTTTTCGGCGGTGTTAGTCTTTAAAAGTTTGAAAAATACAGGAAAAGCTCCGCAAATGCTGGTTCAGGAAAGGATCTCCGAAGATTTTCCTCATGAACATCCCCATCGACATGAAGGCGTCCTCCACCTTCATGAGCATCAGGGGACGGAAGATACCCGGCACGACCACCACAGCGCGGAACATGGAGACGTCAAAGGGGAGGAACATCCTCATCCTCATCCCCATTCCCACGGACAGGGCAGGCATCAACACGACCACACCCATCCCCATCAAGAACACAAGTAA
- a CDS encoding TIGR04442 family protein, which translates to MIQDIRLHGQVDSDIEYYATIAGKEIKNLYFFEQQKGNAFSGLRLFSPSNELLIDQQRLNYKGNGGSFCEYMFGVNLPLKDMIRKEVVNRLVLNGTHYRKETDSLVFSDRTGGSERLVEMFRNGNAICNYYFFIQMNHPSTPKDQQEHLLKVLGKMIKRTPHVIEQNDLALISEFFSYLNAPDSTIYLIKFIHRKNQEYYQFYKDLYAEKKLLTVHDQATLDELAKINQIEKYQQERTKIDVIYKHPDNKRLIDEYKDILVDLSSSLDLSQSKLAKLNRLRTLSVRNNIPLELFIALDELFLKGKSIETSREPSYLATTREILEGLFLKDQNVKTLISNEDLILLIKAKQQSLEKRDYSFDGLLLDMGRLCDEHAQNGNNPNIMERFGYIITFFDRYDSTYNFLNQLVFMEGNPVTEKMLRTIYGNKKVFDSLDPKIFKEIFIDSILQDKYLTSYGKKKIYLVFNGIKEVENGNLGLNDIVKQIDEINQDALLYKTAHFHLKKMMKTFYIEIKSKNELENIRIDLSKELLNKGLIKAEMTPLLFDKIIADIRKEATYIFEILPIVLSLNESNSREKFLKESGLDRYYVEELEREYFEAKGLDLNLLEKIQKPND; encoded by the coding sequence ATGATTCAGGATATCAGATTGCACGGGCAGGTGGATTCCGATATTGAGTATTATGCCACGATTGCCGGAAAAGAGATAAAAAACCTTTACTTTTTTGAACAGCAAAAAGGGAATGCGTTTTCAGGCCTCCGTTTATTTTCTCCTTCTAACGAACTTTTGATCGATCAACAACGGCTAAATTATAAAGGGAACGGCGGAAGTTTTTGTGAATATATGTTCGGAGTTAATCTCCCTTTAAAGGACATGATCCGGAAGGAAGTGGTCAACCGCCTGGTCCTTAATGGCACACACTACCGAAAAGAAACCGATTCTTTAGTGTTTTCAGATAGGACGGGCGGCAGTGAACGGTTGGTAGAAATGTTCCGTAACGGGAACGCCATTTGCAATTATTACTTTTTTATCCAGATGAACCACCCGTCGACCCCAAAAGATCAGCAGGAACATCTTTTAAAGGTGCTGGGTAAAATGATCAAAAGAACCCCGCATGTCATTGAACAAAATGATCTGGCCCTGATTAGCGAATTTTTCTCCTATTTGAACGCCCCCGATTCAACCATTTACCTGATTAAGTTTATTCACCGGAAAAACCAGGAGTATTACCAGTTCTACAAAGACCTTTACGCGGAGAAAAAGCTTCTGACGGTTCACGACCAGGCAACGCTCGATGAACTGGCAAAAATCAACCAGATTGAAAAATATCAGCAAGAACGGACCAAAATAGACGTGATTTACAAGCACCCGGATAATAAAAGACTTATCGATGAATATAAAGATATCCTCGTCGATCTTTCTTCCTCTCTCGATCTTTCTCAAAGCAAACTCGCAAAATTGAATCGTCTCCGCACCTTAAGTGTCAGAAACAACATTCCGCTTGAATTGTTTATTGCACTGGATGAGTTGTTCCTGAAAGGAAAATCAATTGAAACATCCCGCGAACCCTCCTATCTGGCGACAACCCGGGAAATTCTTGAAGGATTGTTCCTGAAGGATCAAAATGTTAAAACTTTAATTTCCAATGAAGATTTAATCCTCCTGATCAAGGCAAAACAACAATCTCTCGAAAAAAGAGACTATAGTTTTGACGGCCTCCTTCTCGATATGGGACGTCTTTGCGATGAACATGCTCAAAACGGAAACAATCCTAATATCATGGAGCGGTTTGGTTATATCATTACTTTTTTTGACCGGTATGATTCGACCTATAACTTTTTAAATCAACTTGTTTTCATGGAGGGAAACCCCGTCACCGAAAAAATGCTCCGGACCATTTACGGAAATAAAAAAGTGTTTGATTCTCTGGATCCCAAAATTTTCAAGGAAATCTTTATTGATTCGATTTTACAGGATAAGTACCTGACCAGCTACGGGAAAAAGAAAATCTACCTGGTATTCAACGGCATCAAAGAAGTGGAAAACGGAAATTTAGGCCTGAATGATATCGTAAAGCAGATCGATGAAATTAACCAGGATGCGTTGTTGTACAAGACGGCTCATTTTCATTTAAAAAAGATGATGAAAACATTTTACATCGAAATAAAATCAAAAAACGAACTGGAAAACATCAGAATCGACCTTTCAAAAGAGCTTTTAAACAAGGGCCTCATTAAAGCGGAAATGACGCCACTCCTTTTTGACAAAATTATTGCCGATATCCGGAAAGAAGCAACTTACATTTTTGAAATTCTTCCGATTGTCCTCTCCTTAAACGAAAGCAACTCCCGTGAAAAGTTTTTAAAGGAAAGCGGTCTTGACCGTTATTACGTTGAAGAACTGGAAAGGGAGTATTTCGAGGCAAAAGGATTGGACTTAAATCTGCTGGAAAAAATCCAAAAACCTAACGACTAA
- a CDS encoding NUDIX hydrolase: protein MEKPIGRKRVYEGKILNIELDQVTLPNGHQTELEMIHHPGAAAVVPLLADGNIVLIYQYRYAAGGFIYEIPAGKLNPGENPLVCAKRELEEETGYTAEKYHPLVSFLTTPGFCDEIIHIYLAQSLTPGAQNLEPSEVLEVRQVSLKKALQMIEEGLIKDGKTIIGLQSAHLHLNR, encoded by the coding sequence ATGGAAAAACCGATCGGTCGAAAACGTGTGTATGAGGGGAAGATTTTGAACATTGAGTTGGATCAGGTGACGCTTCCAAACGGGCATCAAACTGAGTTGGAAATGATTCACCATCCGGGCGCGGCCGCGGTTGTCCCTCTCCTCGCGGATGGAAATATCGTTTTAATCTATCAATATCGATATGCGGCAGGCGGTTTTATCTATGAAATCCCGGCAGGAAAGCTCAATCCTGGTGAAAACCCCCTGGTCTGTGCAAAACGGGAACTCGAAGAAGAGACCGGATATACGGCGGAAAAATATCATCCGCTTGTCTCTTTTTTAACCACCCCCGGTTTTTGTGATGAGATCATCCACATCTATCTTGCCCAATCCCTTACCCCGGGCGCCCAAAACCTGGAGCCGAGCGAAGTATTAGAGGTTCGTCAAGTCAGCCTGAAAAAGGCGCTGCAGATGATCGAAGAGGGGTTGATTAAAGATGGAAAAACGATCATCGGCCTCCAATCGGCACACCTTCATCTCAACCGTTAA